A window of the Streptomyces sp. JB150 genome harbors these coding sequences:
- a CDS encoding lysyl oxidase family protein, with amino-acid sequence MTSQHHTTRLKRGALAAGAALTVVVTGAGAAPGAGDGKASTPGKPKLTLIAASNAVTLDRWEGEPGVYLDLGTYLSVDGAPLEFRVTRKSYKDPVVARQVLRDGTSTTTRTLPAGLVKDFTGLPGFLEVSVTDAAGTEVAKSKGTFCPNNASGRIRPDAPATSHYPESCPANPFTLGSVWGVEKGWASNTSTVDYDEPVDLPAGEYTAEVRVAKKYRDLFSIPDDRPTIKLTVRETGGGGGQGAAAGKSGAHHGAGHGTGHGAGHGTGHAAGHHYGPRGADAPTPPALSHALADRGRAHHLGDGPGHTDGSRIAPALKPNAKRPTGRAGVPANVPKPDLRSLPAWDIAITDGEDGDVPGKDYLAFSANVWNAGPAPLVVDGFRSPGKDLMDAYQYFYDANGKQVGYTPTGTMEWDPRIGHEHWHFTDFASYRLLSADQTKEVRSGKEAFCLANTDAIDYTVKNANWHPYNTDLSTACGQQNSISVREVLDVGSGDTYTQYRPGQSFDITDLPNGTYYIQVIANPEKRLKETNLDNNVALRKVVLGGKPGARTVTVPPHELINAK; translated from the coding sequence ATGACCAGTCAGCACCACACCACGCGCCTCAAGCGGGGCGCACTCGCGGCGGGGGCGGCGCTCACCGTCGTCGTCACCGGAGCCGGGGCCGCACCCGGTGCCGGGGACGGCAAGGCGAGCACACCCGGCAAGCCGAAGCTCACACTGATCGCCGCGTCGAACGCCGTCACGCTCGACCGCTGGGAGGGCGAGCCGGGGGTCTACCTGGACCTGGGAACGTACCTCTCGGTGGACGGCGCGCCGCTGGAGTTCCGGGTCACCAGGAAGTCGTACAAGGATCCCGTCGTCGCCCGGCAGGTGCTGCGCGACGGCACGAGCACGACGACGAGGACGCTGCCCGCCGGGCTGGTGAAGGACTTCACCGGCCTGCCCGGCTTCCTGGAGGTGTCGGTCACCGACGCCGCCGGGACCGAGGTGGCGAAGAGCAAGGGCACCTTCTGCCCGAACAACGCCTCCGGCCGCATCCGCCCGGACGCCCCGGCCACCTCGCACTACCCGGAGAGCTGCCCGGCCAACCCGTTCACCCTCGGCTCGGTGTGGGGGGTGGAGAAGGGCTGGGCGTCCAACACCAGCACGGTCGACTACGACGAGCCGGTGGACCTGCCGGCCGGCGAGTACACGGCCGAGGTACGGGTCGCCAAGAAGTACCGGGACCTGTTCTCCATCCCTGACGACCGGCCCACCATCAAGCTCACCGTGCGCGAGACCGGCGGGGGCGGCGGGCAGGGCGCCGCCGCCGGCAAGTCCGGGGCCCACCACGGAGCCGGGCACGGCACGGGCCACGGCGCCGGGCACGGCACGGGGCACGCCGCCGGGCACCACTACGGCCCCCGCGGCGCCGACGCGCCCACCCCGCCCGCCCTCTCCCACGCCCTGGCGGACCGGGGCCGCGCCCACCACCTGGGCGACGGACCCGGGCACACCGACGGCTCCCGCATCGCGCCCGCGCTGAAGCCGAACGCCAAGCGGCCCACCGGCCGCGCGGGCGTTCCCGCGAACGTGCCCAAGCCGGACCTGCGTTCGCTGCCCGCCTGGGACATCGCCATCACCGACGGCGAGGACGGCGACGTGCCGGGCAAGGACTACCTCGCCTTCAGCGCCAACGTCTGGAACGCGGGCCCCGCCCCGCTCGTCGTGGACGGCTTCCGCAGCCCCGGCAAGGACCTGATGGACGCGTACCAGTACTTCTACGACGCGAACGGCAAGCAGGTCGGCTACACCCCCACCGGCACCATGGAGTGGGACCCGCGCATCGGCCACGAGCACTGGCACTTCACCGACTTCGCCAGCTACCGGCTGCTGAGCGCGGACCAGACCAAGGAGGTCCGCAGCGGCAAGGAGGCGTTCTGCCTCGCCAACACCGACGCGATCGACTACACGGTGAAGAACGCCAACTGGCACCCGTACAACACGGACCTGTCGACCGCGTGCGGCCAGCAGAACTCGATCTCCGTGCGTGAGGTGCTGGACGTCGGCTCCGGCGACACCTACACCCAGTACCGGCCGGGCCAGTCCTTCGACATCACCGACCTGCCGAACGGCACCTACTACATCCAGGTCATCGCCAACCCGGAGAAGCGCCTGAAGGAGACCAACCTCGACAACAACGTGGCGCTCCGCAAGGTCGTCCTGGGCGGCAAGCCCGGCGCCCGCACGGTGACGGTTCCGCCGCACGAGCTGATCAACGCCAAGTAG
- a CDS encoding DUF952 domain-containing protein has product MIQHVVPAADWAADPGRPYAPASLAEDGFVHCSPDERVTLAVVNAYYRTAPRPLLVLSLDETRLSAPCVWEEAAPAPPPGAPEGTRFPHVYGPLERDAVVRVREVVWDARGRATGLRDTG; this is encoded by the coding sequence GTGATCCAGCATGTCGTCCCCGCCGCGGACTGGGCCGCCGATCCCGGACGCCCGTACGCCCCCGCCTCCCTCGCCGAGGACGGCTTCGTGCACTGCTCGCCCGACGAGCGAGTCACCCTGGCCGTCGTGAACGCCTACTACCGCACCGCGCCCCGGCCCCTGCTGGTCCTGTCCCTCGACGAGACCCGCCTGTCGGCGCCGTGCGTCTGGGAGGAGGCGGCGCCCGCACCGCCGCCCGGGGCGCCGGAGGGCACCCGGTTCCCGCACGTGTACGGGCCGCTGGAGCGGGACGCGGTGGTGCGGGTGCGAGAGGTCGTGTGGGACGCGCGGGGGCGGGCCACCGGGCTGCGCGACACCGGCTGA
- a CDS encoding helix-turn-helix domain-containing protein, whose product MPGGRLTQQERQQIALGLADGLAYAEIARRLDRPTSTITREVMRNGGPTAYRAELAHRTAERRAQRRRQAAAPRGREAAPQAYGRDAEAVREYEETLTTVFMAQGTPKMMARVMACLCTTDSGSLTAAELVQRLQVSPASVSKAVAFLDSQGLVRRERDERRRDRYVVDDDVMYQSMIASARGTAQVAETARQGIGVLGSGTPAATRLENIARFLEFISESITRAADQAREVLHTKPAE is encoded by the coding sequence ATGCCGGGAGGCAGACTCACCCAGCAGGAACGCCAGCAGATCGCGCTGGGACTGGCCGACGGCCTCGCGTACGCGGAGATCGCCCGACGCCTCGACCGCCCCACCTCGACCATCACCCGCGAGGTGATGCGCAACGGCGGCCCCACCGCCTACCGCGCGGAGCTGGCCCACCGCACCGCCGAGCGCCGCGCCCAGCGCCGCCGGCAGGCGGCCGCGCCCCGCGGCCGGGAGGCGGCGCCGCAGGCCTACGGACGCGACGCGGAGGCCGTGCGCGAGTACGAGGAGACGCTGACCACCGTCTTCATGGCGCAGGGCACGCCCAAGATGATGGCCCGCGTGATGGCCTGCCTGTGCACCACCGACTCGGGCAGCCTCACCGCCGCCGAACTCGTCCAGCGGCTCCAGGTCAGCCCGGCGTCCGTCTCCAAGGCGGTCGCGTTCCTCGACAGTCAGGGGCTCGTCCGCCGCGAACGCGACGAACGCCGCCGGGACCGCTACGTCGTCGACGACGACGTCATGTACCAGTCGATGATCGCCAGCGCGCGCGGCACCGCCCAGGTCGCCGAGACCGCCCGGCAGGGCATCGGCGTCCTCGGCTCCGGCACCCCGGCCGCCACCCGGCTGGAGAACATCGCCCGCTTCCTGGAGTTCATCTCCGAGAGCATCACCCGCGCCGCGGACCAGGCGCGCGAGGTGCTCCACACGAAACCGGCCGAGTAG
- a CDS encoding DUF4097 family beta strand repeat-containing protein — translation MQTFETPAPVATLLDIPAGRIRVIAAERSDTRVEILPANASNGRDVKAAAQTTVSYDDGVLRIEAPAARNQYFGPSGSVEVTVQLPAGSRVEAKAAAAEFRGVGRLGDVVLDAAQGPVKLDETAGARLTVLDGDVSIGRLGGPAEISTQRGDIRIAEAVGGTVVLSTQMGDVAVDAARGVRASLDAGTGYGRIHNALQNADGAAGLAIHATTSHGDITARSL, via the coding sequence ATGCAGACGTTCGAGACCCCCGCCCCCGTCGCGACCCTCCTCGACATCCCCGCCGGCCGTATCCGGGTCATCGCCGCCGAGCGGTCCGACACCCGCGTCGAGATCCTCCCGGCGAACGCCTCCAACGGCCGCGACGTGAAGGCGGCGGCGCAGACGACGGTCTCCTACGACGACGGCGTCCTGCGCATCGAGGCCCCGGCGGCGAGGAACCAGTACTTCGGCCCGTCCGGGTCGGTCGAGGTGACGGTCCAGCTGCCCGCCGGTTCCCGGGTCGAGGCCAAGGCGGCCGCCGCCGAGTTCCGCGGCGTCGGACGGCTCGGCGACGTCGTCCTCGACGCCGCGCAGGGCCCGGTCAAGCTCGACGAGACCGCCGGCGCCCGCCTCACCGTCCTCGACGGCGACGTCTCGATCGGCCGCCTCGGCGGCCCGGCGGAGATCAGCACCCAGCGGGGCGACATCCGGATCGCCGAGGCGGTGGGCGGCACGGTGGTGCTCTCCACCCAGATGGGCGACGTCGCGGTCGACGCCGCTCGCGGAGTCCGCGCATCCCTCGACGCCGGCACCGGCTACGGCCGTATCCACAACGCCCTGCAAAACGCCGACGGCGCCGCCGGCCTGGCCATCCACGCGACCACCTCCCACGGCGACATCACCGCCCGCAGCCTCTGA
- a CDS encoding ATP-binding cassette domain-containing protein, which translates to MTDLAIAANGLRKSYGDKTVLDGVDLAVPQGTIFSLLGPNGAGKTTAVKILSTLISADGGRAEVAGHDLTADPQAVRAAIGVTGQFSAVDGLITGEENMLLMADLNHLPRSEGRRVTAELLERFDLVEAAKKPASTYSGGMKRRLDIAMTLVGSPRVIFLDEPTTGLDPRSRHTMWQIIRELVTSGVTVFLTTQYLEEADELADRIAVLHDGRIAAEGTADELKRLIPGGHVRLRFTDPAAYRTAAATLREATRDDDALTLRIPSGGSQRELRSLLEWLDTAHIEADELTVHTPDLDDVFFALTDTTPHTTHQPKETAR; encoded by the coding sequence ATGACCGACCTGGCCATCGCGGCGAACGGACTGCGCAAGTCCTACGGCGACAAGACCGTCCTCGACGGCGTCGACCTCGCCGTACCGCAAGGCACGATCTTCTCCCTGCTCGGCCCGAACGGCGCGGGAAAGACCACCGCCGTGAAGATCCTCTCCACGCTGATCAGCGCGGACGGCGGCCGGGCCGAGGTCGCCGGCCACGACCTGACCGCCGACCCGCAGGCGGTGCGCGCGGCGATCGGGGTCACCGGCCAGTTCTCCGCGGTCGACGGCCTGATCACCGGCGAGGAGAACATGCTGTTGATGGCGGACCTGAACCACCTCCCGCGCAGCGAGGGGCGGCGGGTGACCGCCGAGCTGCTGGAGCGGTTCGACCTGGTCGAGGCGGCGAAGAAGCCGGCGTCCACCTACTCCGGCGGCATGAAGCGCCGCCTGGACATCGCGATGACCCTGGTCGGCAGCCCGCGCGTCATCTTCCTCGACGAACCGACCACCGGCCTGGACCCGCGCTCCCGTCACACCATGTGGCAGATCATCCGCGAGCTGGTGACCAGCGGGGTCACGGTGTTCCTCACCACCCAGTACCTGGAGGAGGCCGACGAACTCGCCGACCGCATCGCCGTCCTCCACGACGGGAGGATCGCCGCCGAGGGCACCGCCGACGAGCTCAAGCGCCTGATCCCCGGCGGACACGTCCGCCTGCGCTTCACCGACCCCGCCGCCTACCGCACCGCCGCGGCCACCCTGCGCGAAGCCACCCGCGACGACGACGCCCTCACCCTCCGCATCCCCAGCGGCGGCAGCCAGCGCGAGCTGCGCTCCCTCCTGGAGTGGCTCGACACCGCCCACATCGAGGCCGACGAACTCACCGTCCACACCCCCGACCTCGACGACGTCTTCTTCGCCCTCACCGACACCACCCCACACACCACCCACCAGCCCAAGGAGACCGCCCGATGA
- a CDS encoding ABC transporter permease yields the protein MSTLSLAVRDSSTMLRRNLLHARRYPSLTLNLLLTPVMLLLLFVYVFGEAMSAGLGSGADRSDYIAYLVPGLLLMTVGSTTIGTAVSVSNDMTEGIIARFRTMAIHRGSVLIGHVVGSVLQCVMSVVLVGAVAVAIGFRSTDATVLEWLAAFGLVTLFALALTWIAVGMGLVSPNAEAASNNAMPLIFLPLISSTFVPLESMPGWFQPVAEYQPFTPAIETLRGLLLGSEIGTTNAVLAIAWCVGLAVLGYAWSTSRFNDDPK from the coding sequence ATGAGCACCCTCTCCCTCGCCGTGCGCGACTCGTCCACGATGCTGCGCCGCAACCTCCTGCACGCCCGCCGTTACCCGTCGCTGACGCTGAACCTGCTGCTCACCCCGGTGATGCTCCTGCTGCTGTTCGTGTACGTCTTCGGTGAGGCGATGAGCGCCGGGCTCGGCTCCGGCGCCGACCGCTCCGACTACATCGCCTACCTGGTGCCGGGCCTGCTGCTGATGACCGTCGGCAGCACCACCATCGGCACCGCGGTCTCCGTCTCCAACGACATGACCGAGGGCATCATCGCCCGCTTCCGCACCATGGCCATCCACCGCGGCTCCGTCCTGATCGGGCACGTCGTCGGCAGTGTGCTCCAGTGCGTGATGAGCGTGGTCCTGGTCGGCGCGGTCGCCGTCGCCATCGGGTTCCGCTCCACCGACGCCACCGTCCTGGAATGGCTCGCCGCCTTCGGCCTGGTCACCCTGTTCGCCCTGGCGCTGACCTGGATCGCGGTCGGCATGGGCCTGGTGAGCCCGAACGCGGAGGCGGCCAGCAACAACGCGATGCCGCTGATCTTCCTGCCGCTCATCTCCAGCACCTTCGTGCCCCTGGAGAGCATGCCGGGCTGGTTCCAGCCGGTCGCCGAGTACCAGCCCTTCACCCCGGCCATCGAGACCCTGCGCGGCCTGCTGCTGGGCAGCGAGATCGGCACCACGAACGCCGTCCTCGCCATCGCCTGGTGCGTGGGCCTCGCCGTCCTCGGCTACGCCTGGTCCACGTCCCGATTCAACGACGACCCGAAGTAA
- a CDS encoding carbohydrate-binding protein codes for MHLRPVIASAGLLAGTLVALSGTTAAQAATTRYEAETSPAVCAGAIESDWAGYSGTGFCNGTNSTSGYVQFTANAPAAGTATLRIRFANGTTTARAAALTVNGASAGTLSFEGTGAWSTWATKTVSVSLAAGANTIRLNPTSSAGLANIDYAEVETTDGGTTPPPTNVLYVAPNGTDGAAGTQTSPTTLTSAISRITPGGTIYVRGGTYQYSQTVTIPPANSGTASARTKLTAYPGEKPVLNFSAMAEDPANRGLALNGNYWHVHGLTVERAGDNGIFIGGSNNIVERTVTRYNRDTGLQLSRMASTTPASQWPSNNLILSAESHDNADSDGEDADGFAAKLTSGPGNVFRYAVAHNNIDDGWDLYTKPDTGPIGAVTIEDSLAYENGTLSDGSQAGNGDRNGYKLGGEDIAVNHVVRRSIAYDNGKHGFTYNSNPGSMTVSDNVSVDNAQRNFNFDAGTSVFRGNTSCRSSSGTSDRIIGNADATNQFWSGTNGSRCAAYSGALNWSYASDGRLVVTFGGNQVTR; via the coding sequence ATGCACCTGAGACCAGTCATCGCGTCCGCGGGCCTCCTGGCCGGCACCCTCGTCGCGCTCTCCGGCACCACGGCCGCGCAGGCGGCGACCACCCGCTACGAAGCCGAGACCTCCCCCGCGGTCTGCGCCGGCGCCATCGAGTCGGACTGGGCGGGCTACTCCGGCACCGGCTTCTGCAACGGCACCAACTCGACCAGCGGGTACGTCCAGTTCACGGCCAACGCCCCGGCCGCCGGCACGGCGACCCTGCGGATCCGCTTCGCCAACGGCACCACCACGGCCCGCGCCGCGGCCCTCACCGTGAACGGCGCGTCGGCGGGCACCCTGTCCTTCGAGGGCACGGGCGCGTGGAGCACCTGGGCGACGAAGACGGTCAGCGTGTCCCTGGCGGCGGGCGCCAACACCATCCGCCTGAACCCGACGAGTTCGGCGGGCTTGGCGAACATCGACTACGCCGAGGTGGAGACCACCGACGGAGGCACCACCCCGCCCCCCACGAACGTCCTCTACGTCGCCCCGAACGGCACGGACGGCGCGGCCGGCACCCAGACCTCGCCCACCACCCTCACCTCGGCGATCAGCCGCATCACCCCCGGCGGCACGATCTACGTCCGCGGCGGCACGTACCAGTACTCCCAGACCGTCACGATCCCGCCGGCCAACAGCGGTACGGCGAGCGCCCGTACGAAGCTCACGGCGTACCCCGGGGAGAAGCCGGTCCTGAACTTCTCGGCGATGGCGGAGGACCCGGCCAACCGCGGTCTGGCGCTGAACGGCAACTACTGGCACGTTCACGGGCTCACCGTGGAACGCGCGGGCGACAACGGCATCTTCATCGGCGGCAGCAACAACATCGTGGAACGCACGGTGACCCGCTACAACCGCGACACCGGCCTCCAGCTGTCCCGCATGGCGTCCACGACACCCGCCTCCCAGTGGCCGTCGAACAACCTCATCCTCAGCGCGGAGTCCCACGACAACGCCGACTCCGACGGCGAGGACGCGGACGGCTTCGCCGCGAAGCTGACCTCCGGCCCCGGCAACGTCTTCCGGTACGCGGTCGCGCACAACAACATCGACGACGGCTGGGACCTCTACACCAAGCCCGACACCGGCCCCATCGGCGCCGTCACCATCGAGGACTCCCTCGCCTACGAGAACGGCACCCTCAGCGACGGCTCCCAGGCCGGCAACGGCGACCGCAACGGCTACAAGCTCGGCGGCGAGGACATCGCCGTCAACCACGTCGTGCGCCGCTCGATCGCCTACGACAACGGCAAGCACGGCTTCACGTACAACAGCAACCCGGGTTCGATGACCGTCTCCGACAACGTGAGCGTCGACAACGCCCAGCGCAACTTCAACTTCGACGCCGGCACGTCGGTGTTCCGGGGCAACACCTCCTGCCGCAGCTCCAGTGGCACGAGCGACCGCATCATCGGCAACGCCGACGCGACCAACCAGTTCTGGTCCGGCACCAACGGCTCCCGCTGCGCCGCCTACTCCGGCGCCCTGAACTGGTCGTACGCCTCGGACGGCCGCCTGGTGGTGACGTTCGGCGGCAACCAGGTGACCCGGTAG
- a CDS encoding DUF4396 domain-containing protein, producing MDHSAHHPHHSAGHTVRAAHGGHGDGHGPAATWGTAVKATLHCLTGCAIGEILGMVIGTALMWGNAQTMALAITLAFLFGYSFTLFAVLRAGLGFKSALKVALAADTVSIAVMELVDNTIIALTPGAMDAHLTEGLFWYALLGGFAVAFVLTTPVNKWMIGRGKGHAVVHAYH from the coding sequence ATGGACCACAGCGCTCACCACCCTCACCACAGCGCCGGGCACACGGTTCGGGCCGCGCACGGTGGTCACGGCGACGGACACGGCCCGGCCGCCACCTGGGGCACGGCCGTCAAGGCGACCCTGCACTGCCTCACCGGCTGCGCCATCGGCGAGATCCTCGGCATGGTGATCGGTACGGCCCTGATGTGGGGCAACGCCCAGACCATGGCCCTCGCGATCACCCTGGCCTTCCTCTTCGGCTACTCGTTCACCCTGTTCGCGGTCCTGCGGGCGGGCCTGGGCTTCAAGAGCGCGCTGAAGGTGGCCCTGGCCGCCGACACGGTCTCGATCGCGGTCATGGAACTCGTCGACAACACGATCATCGCCCTCACGCCCGGCGCGATGGACGCCCACCTCACCGAGGGCCTGTTCTGGTACGCCCTCCTCGGCGGCTTCGCCGTCGCCTTCGTGCTGACCACCCCGGTCAACAAGTGGATGATCGGCCGCGGCAAGGGCCACGCGGTGGTCCACGCGTACCACTGA
- a CDS encoding amino acid permease produces the protein MSDHKPAEGRLTAAHGTALYVGAVLGTGVIALPALAADIAGPASLLAWLGLAVLSAPLAAAFAALGARHPDAGGVSTYARLAFGERAAAVAGWCFYFAIPPGAVAAALFGASYVSSALGGGAVTTAVTAAGLMLTVTLVNAVGLRVTGRAQFLLFLLLLALLTAAVGLSLPHASTEYLRPFAPHGWAAVGPAAALLVFSFAGWEAVTHLAGEFRRPARDLPRATGAAVVIVGVLYLAVAFAVVAVLGPAAARSDAPLGDLMALGLGGGARPLAALAAVLLTLGTMNAYYAGAAKLGAALGRDGVLPAWFAQGSTAGETPRRSLFLVSALAGLALLAVTVTGTGAVPAVMLSSGSFVVVYALGVAAAIRLLPRRSAGRAAAWAALGAVLLLLALSGLYLLWPLVVSCGALLSVRRKRARRARRPAPQAAPETEDSAVAA, from the coding sequence ATGTCTGATCACAAGCCCGCCGAGGGACGGCTGACCGCCGCCCACGGAACCGCCCTGTACGTCGGTGCCGTGCTCGGCACCGGAGTCATCGCCCTGCCCGCGCTCGCCGCCGACATCGCGGGACCCGCCTCGCTGCTGGCCTGGCTCGGACTCGCCGTGCTGTCCGCGCCGCTCGCGGCGGCGTTCGCCGCGCTGGGGGCGCGTCACCCGGACGCCGGGGGCGTGTCCACCTACGCCCGGCTGGCGTTCGGCGAACGCGCCGCCGCGGTGGCCGGCTGGTGCTTCTACTTCGCGATACCGCCGGGCGCGGTGGCCGCCGCGCTGTTCGGCGCCTCGTACGTCTCGTCCGCGCTGGGCGGCGGCGCCGTGACCACGGCGGTCACGGCGGCCGGGCTGATGCTGACGGTCACGCTGGTCAACGCGGTCGGGCTGCGGGTCACCGGGCGCGCCCAGTTCCTGCTCTTCCTGCTGCTGCTCGCGCTGCTGACGGCGGCGGTGGGGCTGTCGCTGCCGCACGCGAGCACGGAGTACCTGCGCCCCTTCGCCCCGCACGGCTGGGCGGCGGTCGGTCCGGCGGCGGCGCTGCTGGTGTTCAGCTTCGCCGGGTGGGAGGCGGTCACCCACCTCGCGGGCGAGTTCCGCCGCCCCGCCCGTGACCTGCCCCGGGCGACCGGGGCGGCCGTGGTGATCGTCGGTGTCCTCTATCTGGCGGTGGCGTTCGCGGTGGTGGCCGTCCTCGGCCCGGCCGCGGCCCGCTCCGACGCGCCGCTCGGCGACCTGATGGCGCTCGGCCTCGGCGGCGGCGCCCGGCCCCTCGCCGCGCTCGCCGCGGTCCTGCTGACGCTGGGCACCATGAACGCCTACTACGCGGGTGCCGCCAAACTCGGCGCCGCGCTGGGCCGCGACGGCGTACTGCCCGCCTGGTTCGCCCAGGGGTCCACGGCCGGCGAGACCCCCCGGCGCAGCCTCTTCCTCGTCTCCGCCCTCGCCGGACTGGCCCTGCTCGCCGTGACCGTGACGGGCACGGGCGCGGTGCCCGCCGTGATGCTCTCCTCCGGCTCCTTCGTGGTCGTCTACGCGCTCGGCGTGGCCGCCGCGATCCGTCTCCTCCCGCGCCGCAGTGCGGGCCGCGCGGCGGCCTGGGCGGCCCTGGGGGCGGTCCTGCTGCTGCTGGCCCTGTCCGGGCTCTACCTGCTGTGGCCGCTGGTGGTGAGCTGCGGGGCGCTGCTGTCGGTACGGCGCAAGCGGGCCCGCCGGGCACGCCGGCCGGCCCCGCAGGCGGCACCCGAGACGGAGGACTCGGCGGTCGCCGCCTGA
- a CDS encoding helix-turn-helix domain-containing protein, with translation MSAHKATAPGATGRHVVAVAVTGNAPVFELAVPCEVFGLDRSEVSDPWYELRLCAAEPGTLRTPAGLTLHTPYGLDDLAEADTVVVSACERRVQLDPPEPLLEAVRAAHARGRRIVSLCSGAYVLAAAGLLDGRRATTHWMNATDFARRFPRVTYEPHALYVQAGTVFTSAGTGAVIDLCLHLVRQDRGAAVANEVARRMVVPPHREGGQSQYARPSAHPPLEPRALRSRRPDAGLGPVLDWARERLHEPLTVPALARAAHLSERTFARRFREVLGTTPLQWILQERVRLAQELLETTDDPVESIARRTGFGTAANLRHHFARLTTVSPQSYRQVFRSGA, from the coding sequence ATGAGTGCCCACAAGGCCACGGCCCCCGGAGCCACGGGACGGCATGTCGTCGCCGTCGCCGTCACCGGCAACGCCCCCGTCTTCGAACTCGCCGTCCCCTGCGAGGTGTTCGGCCTCGACCGCAGCGAGGTCAGCGACCCCTGGTACGAACTGCGGCTGTGCGCCGCCGAACCGGGCACCCTGCGCACCCCCGCCGGCCTGACCCTGCACACCCCGTACGGCCTGGACGACCTCGCCGAGGCGGACACCGTGGTGGTCAGCGCCTGCGAGCGCCGGGTGCAGCTCGACCCGCCGGAGCCGCTGCTGGAGGCGGTGCGCGCCGCCCACGCGCGCGGGCGCCGGATCGTCTCGCTGTGCAGCGGCGCGTACGTCCTCGCCGCCGCGGGCCTGCTGGACGGCCGCCGGGCCACCACCCACTGGATGAACGCCACCGACTTCGCCCGCCGCTTCCCCCGCGTGACCTACGAGCCGCACGCCCTCTACGTCCAGGCAGGCACCGTCTTCACCTCGGCGGGCACCGGCGCCGTCATCGACCTCTGCCTCCACCTGGTCCGCCAGGACCGCGGCGCGGCGGTCGCCAACGAGGTGGCCCGCCGGATGGTCGTACCCCCGCACCGGGAGGGCGGCCAGAGCCAGTACGCCCGCCCCTCCGCTCATCCGCCCCTGGAGCCGCGCGCGCTGCGCTCCCGCCGCCCGGACGCCGGTCTCGGGCCGGTCCTCGACTGGGCCCGCGAGCGGCTGCACGAACCGCTGACCGTCCCCGCGCTGGCCCGCGCGGCCCATCTCAGCGAGCGCACCTTCGCCCGCCGCTTCCGCGAGGTGCTGGGCACGACGCCGCTGCAGTGGATACTCCAGGAGCGGGTCCGCCTGGCCCAGGAGCTGCTGGAGACCACCGACGACCCGGTGGAGTCCATCGCCCGGCGCACCGGTTTCGGCACCGCGGCCAACCTCCGCCACCACTTCGCCCGCCTGACCACCGTCTCGCCGCAGTCGTATCGGCAGGTCTTCCGCAGCGGGGCGTAG
- a CDS encoding DUF2637 domain-containing protein: MHAQGNLSYPLLPPDAAWDPAEELAWMLRDAIDEDLHGDLHRIPGPRDEESALTPGEGTPLGNLQEITAELPPLRPASRGHRRVPQRRRASALQTMSYFVAALAAAIASAVSFFSGMVACDPLRVVAAARVPDSVVPFWPLLVYGPWLVASLSVLRAALHRRRAVHSWCTVLLFSAITILLCVLQAPKTLLDIISAALPGLASLACFQQAVRQITLTRAPRKTVPRHRTRTP; encoded by the coding sequence ATGCACGCCCAAGGAAATCTCTCGTACCCCCTGCTGCCGCCGGACGCGGCCTGGGATCCGGCCGAGGAACTGGCCTGGATGCTCCGGGACGCGATCGACGAGGACCTGCACGGCGATCTGCACAGGATTCCCGGGCCCCGCGACGAGGAGTCGGCCCTCACGCCGGGCGAGGGCACCCCGCTGGGCAATCTCCAGGAGATCACCGCGGAGCTGCCGCCGCTGCGGCCCGCCTCCCGCGGTCACCGCCGCGTTCCCCAGCGCAGACGCGCGAGCGCGCTCCAGACGATGAGCTACTTCGTCGCCGCGCTGGCGGCGGCCATCGCCTCCGCCGTGAGCTTCTTCAGCGGGATGGTCGCGTGCGACCCGCTGCGGGTGGTGGCCGCGGCCCGGGTGCCGGACAGTGTGGTCCCGTTCTGGCCGCTGCTGGTGTACGGGCCGTGGCTGGTCGCGTCGCTGTCCGTGCTGCGGGCCGCGCTCCACCGGCGGCGCGCGGTGCACTCGTGGTGCACGGTCCTGCTGTTCTCGGCGATCACCATCCTCCTGTGCGTCCTCCAGGCCCCGAAGACCCTGCTGGACATCATCTCCGCCGCCCTGCCGGGGCTCGCCTCCCTGGCCTGCTTCCAGCAGGCGGTCCGGCAGATCACCCTGACCCGGGCGCCGCGCAAGACCGTTCCCCGGCACCGCACGAGAACCCCGTGA